One part of the Quercus lobata isolate SW786 chromosome 7, ValleyOak3.0 Primary Assembly, whole genome shotgun sequence genome encodes these proteins:
- the LOC115952766 gene encoding LOW QUALITY PROTEIN: cation/H(+) antiporter 20-like (The sequence of the model RefSeq protein was modified relative to this genomic sequence to represent the inferred CDS: inserted 2 bases in 1 codon), giving the protein MPVNITSIKTSSNGAWQGDNPLDYAFPLLIVQTVLILVVSRFLAFCFKPLRQPKVIAEIVGGILLGPSAFGRNKKYLHRIFPAWSAPILESVASIGLLFFLFLVGLELNLSSIRRGSKRAVGIALAGISLPFICGIGIAFVLRKTIDGADKVGYGQFLVFMGVALSITAFPVLARILAELKLLTTQLGEIAMAAAALNDVAAWILLALAVALADGNTGGHKNPLVSVWVLLSGAAFVTFMFVIMRPAMKWVASRCVPQQDAVDEAYICLTLAGVLVSGFVTDLIGIHSIFGAFVFGLAIPKGGNFAGILIERIEDFVAGLLLPLYFAASGLKTDVAKIRGAEAWGLLALVISTACAGKILGTFAVAMMFMIPVRESLTLGVLMNTKGLVELIVLNIGKEKKVLNDETFAILVLMALFTTFITTPTVMTIYRPARGISTRTHRKKLCDLTTTDDSKDELRILACVHDPRNVPSIIALIESTRSTKNSILKLFVMNLVKLTERSSSIVMVHRVRRNGFPFFNRFRRGECHDRVAEAFQGYSQLGRVMVRPTTAISAMSTMHEDICHVAGDKRITMIILPFHVRWRDEGDGLAENVSQSWREVNQRVLKDAPCSVAVLVDRGFGTETQNPGPNSSVAHRVCIIFFGGPDDREALELGGRIAEHPAVKVTLIRFVEKDGKESKGEMLRLSPAQTQCSDQISQTQCSDQTNSFSTAKMNCEKERKLDETAVAEFRRKCGGVDYKEEVASNVIEGVLTIGQSRDYDLIVVGKGRFPSNMVAEDAELGPIGDILTSSAHGIVSSVLVIQQHAEEAPESKVCSRXYEKFTADESSSVPDIS; this is encoded by the exons ATGCCAGTCAATATAACCTCCATCAAAACCTCATCAAATGGAGCTTGGCAAGGCGATAATCCCCTAGACTATGCCTTTCCACTCCTAATTGTTCAAACCGTCTTAATTCTTGTGGTTAGCCGCTTCCTTGCCTTCTGCTTCAAACCCCTCCGTCAACCCAAAGTCATAGCAGAGATAGTC GGTGGAATTCTACTCGGACCGTCGGCTTTCGGAAGAAACAAAAAGTACTTGCACCGAATATTTCCCGCATGGAGCGCTCCTATACTTGAATCTGTAGCCAGTATCGGTctacttttctttctcttccttgtAGGTCTTGAACTCAATCTAAGCTCAATTCGTCGGGGTAGTAAAAGAGCTGTAGGCATAGCACTCGCCGGAATTTCCCTCCCATTCATCTGCGGCATAGGCATCGCTTTTGTCCTCAGAAAAACCATAGATGGAGCTGACAAAGTCGGCTACGGCCAATTCCTCGTGTTCATGGGAGTTGCTCTCTCCATCACCGCCTTCCCGGTCCTGGCACGCATTTTAGCTGAACTCAAACTCTTAACAACACAATTGGGCGAGATTGCCATGGCTGCAGCTGCGTTGAACGATGTCGCAGCGTGGATCCTATTAGCTCTAGCTGTGGCACTTGCCGACGGCAACACTGGAGGCCATAAGAACCCCTTGGTATCAGTCTGGGTTCTTCTCTCTGGCGCTGCTTTTGTTACTTTCATGTTCGTCATCATGAGACCTGCAATGAAATGGGTTGCTAGTCGATGCGTGCCGCAACAAGATGCGGTTGATGAAGCATACATCTGTCTAACATTGGCTGGAGTGTTGGTTTCTGGGTTTGTCACTGACTTGATTGGAATTCACTCCATTTTTGGAGCATTTGTGTTCGGATTGGCTATCCCAAAAGGAGGAAACTTTGCTGGAATATTGATAGAAAGGATAGAGGACTTCGTTGCAGGCTTGCTTCTTCCTCTGTACTTTGCTGCAAGTGGGTTAAAGACTGATGTGGCCAAAATAAGAGGCGCAGAGGCATGGGGTCTATTGGCGCTGGTTATATCCACTGCGTGTGCTGGGAAAATTCTTGGGACTTTTGCTGTGGCGATGATGTTTATGATACCAGTGAGGGAATCATTGACGCTAGGTGTGCTAATGAATACCAAAGGTTTGGTTGAGCTCATTGTTCTCAACATTGGCAAGGAGAAGAAG GTACTCAATGACGAGACATTTGCTATTCTAGTCCTCATGGCATTGTTCACCACCTTCATCACAACTCCAACAGTCATGACCATTTATAGACCAGCTCGTGGCATCTCCACCAGAACTCATCGAAAAAAATTGTGTGACTTGACCACGACAGATGACTCCAAAGACGAGCTTCGTATTCTTGCTTGTGTTCATGACCCTCGAAACGTACCCTCCATCATTGCCCTCATCGAGTCCACTCGAAGCACTAAGAATTCCATTCTCAAACTCTTTGTCATGAATCTAGTCAAGCTCACAGAACGCTCTTCTTCGATCGTTATGGTCCATCGGGTCCGTAGGAAtggttttcctttctttaatcGTTTTCGCCGAGGCGAGTGCCATGACCGAGTGGCTGAAGCATTCCAAGGTTATAGTCAATTAGGCCGAGTTATGGTTCGGCCTACCACAGCCATTTCGGCCATGTCTACCATGCATGAGGATATTTGCCACGTGGCAGGTGATAAGAGGATCACGATGATCATCTTGCCCTTCCATGTACGATGGAGAGACGAGGGAGATGGGTTGGCTGAGAATGTGTCCCAAAGTTGGAGAGAAGTGAATCAGAGGGTACTAAAGGATGCACCATGCTCAGTGGCTGTGCTTGTGGACCGGGGTTTTGGTACTGAGACCCAGAATCCAGGACCTAATTCTAGTGTGGCTCATAGGGTTTGCATAATCTTCTTCGGTGGACCTGATGATCGCGAGGCCTTGGAATTGGGTGGTAGGATAGCGGAGCATCCAGCAGTTAAGGTGACACTTATAAGGTTCGTTGAGAAGGATGGGAAAGAGTCTAAGGGCGAGATGTTGCGGCTCTCACCGGCCCAGACACAGTGTAGTGATCAGATCTCCCAGACACAGTGTAGTGATCAGACCAATAGCTTCTCCACCGCTAAAATGAATTGTGAGAAAGAAAGG AAGCTGGATGAGACTGCAGTTGCTGAGTTTCGACGCAAGTGTGGCGGGGTGGATTATAAAGAGGAAGTGGCTAGCAATGTCATAGAGGGGGTGTTGACAATAGGGCAGAGTAGAGACTATGATCTTATAGTTGTAGGGAAGGGTCGGTTCCCATCAAATATGGTAGCTGAGGATGCAGAGCTAGGGCCTATTGGAGATATATTGACCTCTTCAGCCCATGGCATTGTGTCTTCAGTGCTTGTGATTCAACAACATGCAGAGGAGGCTCCTGAGTCAAAGGTATGTAGTAG GTATGAGAAGTTTACAGCTGATGAATCGTCAAGTGTGCCAGACatttcatag